One Halichondria panicea chromosome 6, odHalPani1.1, whole genome shotgun sequence genomic window carries:
- the LOC135337391 gene encoding uncharacterized protein LOC135337391: MSIQISEGVSKVIVREGSGNTPAAGSKIVVQCTGSLNTNPPKKFWSTTDAGQKPFSFNVGLGQVIKGWDEGCMTMKLGEVAKITIAGHKGYGANGFPAWGITPNAELLFEIEILSIN; this comes from the exons ATGTCTATTCAGATAAGTGAAGGTGTGTCTAAGGTGATTGTGAGGGAAGGCTCTGGCAACACTCCAGCAGCAGGGAGCAAGATTGTTGTGCAGTGTACAGGATCACTCAATACCAACCCTCCCAAGAAATTTTGGAG CACCACGGACGCTGGACAGAAGCCTTTTTCGTTTAACGTAGGCCTTGGCCAAGTCATCAAAG GATGGGACGAGGGTTGTATGACCATGAAGCTTGGAGAGGTGGCTAAGATCACTATTGCTGGTCACAAAGGCTACGGAGCAAATGGCTTTCCAGCATGGGGA ATCACACCAAATGCTGAGCTATTGTTTGAGATCGAGATCCTCTCCATCAACTGA
- the LOC135337356 gene encoding RUN and FYVE domain-containing protein 2-like, which produces MSFSVSDEWTEVSAGEGVSSAVEGEGEAGYGQVERSNLLNMLKISIKALIESSMRLGAGIKDDHTHLVQFLVLVELSLKHRLRNRRSLLGLKKSFWGVVETCERLTSDLAASVANIRAIPGIKTNVGRGRAWLRVSLMQKKLSDHFRAFTENRAVLSDWYDREALMMREEGGVLTGLLMGLNALDYNVLLKGDEFDSSVGVLDLSRYLRDGNYLARPSGDEDEEDDSQLANLMDQKAYLEELNRKLESSVERLQSKLESAEKANRVLSQQVSSSQYPPPDKDDLRAMNEQSATQLKKALENLHDDQKAELDSFSQSRADMKELFSATQKSLETEQNLREQVEKELAAQRSMRVEKETALQLLEKSVHEKQDNVIALRKQLEESKTTNITMQTQLKTSKETHQRDSLKIRGLEAKLAQLTAQSKKTDKELADTVAGLRESERTSGDLATRLEEIQLAKSSAENDLTIEKQWRSSLQMELQREKNRVVELTNETKQFKSLQKEHSEMQERFAALQETVNDQEIAMVEMGRQLSLSQQKVSDMKEVTGMSRDSVWIDDKDITDCQDCKKQFSVARRKHHCRNCGGIFCYACSDNSVQLPSSAKPVRVCNSCQDQVLQRAST; this is translated from the exons ATGTCTTTCTCAGTGTCTGATGAATGGACAGAGGTATCTGCGGGGGAGGGCGTGTCCAGTGCCGtggagggagagggggaggcTGGATATGG GCAAGTGGAACGATCTAATCTGCTCAATATGCTCAAGATATCCATCAAGGCTCTTATCGAGAGCTCCATGAGATTAGGGGCGGGGATTAAagatgaccacacccacctagTACAGTTCCTAGTGCTGGTCGAACTATCACTCAAACACCGACTCAGGA ATCGTCGGAGTTTGCTCGGACTGAAGAAGTCATTCTGGGGGGTGGTTGAGACGTGTGAGAGACTGACGAGTGACCTCGCTGCTAGCGTGGCTAATATCAGAGCCATCCCTGGGATTAA GACTAATGTTGGACGTGGTAGGGCGTGGCTAAGAGTGTCACTCATGCAGAAGAAACTGTCGGATCATTTCAGAGCATTCACTGAAAACAGAGCCGTCCTCAG TGACTGGTATGATAGAGAGGCCCTCATGATGCGTGAGGAGGGCGGTGTACTTACTGGTCTGTTGATGGGACTCAACGCACTCGACTACAACGTACTACTAAAGGGGGACGAGTTTGACTCATCG GTGGGAGTGTTGGATTTGAGCAGATATCTCCGTGATGGTAACTACCTCGCTAGACCTAGTGGCGATGAGGACGA GGAAGACGACTCACAGCTGGCTAATTTAATGGACCAGAAAGCATATCTCGAAGAACTCAACAGAAAACTCGA ATCCTCAGTGGAGCGTCTACAGTCTAAACTAGAGTCTGCTGAGAAGGCTAACagagtgctgagtcagcaagtCTCCTCTTCCCAATATCCTCCCCCGGACAAAGATGACCTCAGAGCCATGAACGAGCAGTCAGCCACTCAACTCAAGAAAGCACTCGAG AATCTTCACGATGACCAAAAGGCCGAATTGGATTCATTCAGCCAATCAAG agctgaTATGAAGGAGCTTTTTTCCGCTACTCAGAAAAGTCTCGAGACTGAGCAAAACTTGAGAGAACAG GTTGAAAAAGAACTGGCTGCCCAGAGGAGTATGAGAGTTGAGAAGGAG acggcCCTCCAGTTACTTGAGAAGAGTGTCCATGAGAAGCAGGACAATGTGATAGCCCTGAGGAAGCAGCTGGAGGAGAGCAAGaccaccaacatcaccatgcAAACACAACTCAAG acATCTAAGGAGACACACCAGAGAGACTCGCTCAAGATAAGAGGACTAGAAGCCAAACTAGCACAACTCACAGCACAGAGCAAGAAGACTGACAAAGA aTTGGCGGACACTGTGGCTGGTCTGCGAGAGTCTGAGCGTACGTCAGGTGACCTGGCCACTCGACTGGAGGAGATCCAATTGGCTAAGAGCTCGGCAGAAAATGACCTCACCATCGAAAAACAATGGAGGTCATCGCTACAG ATGGAGTTACAGCGTGAAAAGAACAGAGTGGTTGAACTGACCAATGAAACGAAGCAATTTAAGTCACTGCAGAAG GAACACTCTGAGATGCAGGAGCGTTTTGCTGCTCTACAAGAAACAGTCAATGATCAGGAGATAGCCATGGTGGAGATGGGCCGACAACTCAGTCT GTCCCAACAGAAGGTGTCGGACATGAAAGAGGTGACCGGGATGTCACGTGACTCTGTCTGGATTGATGACAAAGACATCACAGATTGTCAGGACTGTAAGAAACAGTTCTCAGTGGCTAGGAGAAAG catcacTGTCGTAACTGTGGAGGCATATTCTGCTACGCTTGCTCCGACAACAGCGTACAGCTTCCCTCGAGTGCTAAACCAGTTCGAGTGTGTAACTCTTGTCAGGACCAGGTCCTACAAAGAGCCTCGACTTGA
- the LOC135337373 gene encoding cartilage-associated protein-like — protein MKVIYLTTLAAALSLVSAQSDPRHGVGYDERFVEGVLTHTAGQWKKCMPYFRRSLEEFSKLEEARRHCYSLCSRKSSKVTTRWADLNFFGSILERSHCVRHCTEEEAGLLPRGAVSLTIERALRMKEGLSFLQSAYHQLGAIGEAARACTQYFYYNPHNDAAKEKFHMYKRLRKVTKDDLKPGHILKYRDLFEIGHKAYHAEDWSLLVESMESGLLELFSSLEDCRRDCTGPLKIEDIFGFSELMTEVQSKLLDCQNQCSRNLGMFRTDKTEEFFGSYFHYLEYGYYFLNRSRDAVSAVATRVRLDPSNEEARRSAVFYKQRPGVTTKDFKPREDVIPEILKHEAILKYGKLIKKLCELTENTTEHDEDMILLEEDFKKWPVVAMLLEHSTQRNSASE, from the exons ATGAAGGTAATATATCTAACCACTCTAGCTGCTGCACTCTCTCTAGTCAGTGCTCAGAGCGACCCCCGACACGGGGTAGGCTATGATGAGAGGTTTGTGGAGGGtgtcctcacacacactgcaggaCAATGGAAGAAATGTATGCCATATTTTAG GCGATCGCTGGAAGAGTTCTCTAAATTAGAAGAGGCGAGACGTCACTGTTACTCTCTCTGCTCCCGGAAGAGCTCAAAGGTCACTACTCGATGGGCGGATCTTAATTTCTTTGGGTCTATATTGGAACGCTCTCATTGTGTCCGTCACTGCACAGAGGAGGAGGCTGGGCTACTACCAAGGGGGGCCGTGTCACTGACTATTGAACGAGCACTTCGGATGAAAGAGGGATTAAGCTTTTTACAGTCAGCCTATCATCAG cttggtGCTATCGGTGAGGCAGCCCGGGCCTGCACTCAGTACTTTTACTACAACCCACACAACGATGCGGCTAAAGAAAAGTTCCATATGTACAAGCGTCTCAGAAAAGTCACTAAAGATGATCTAAAACCTGGACACATTCTGAAATAC CGTGATCTATTTGAGATTGGCCATAAAGCTTATCATGCAGAGGACTGGTCTCTCCTGGTGGAGTCAATGGAGAGTGGACTGCTCGAGTTGTTCTCTTCACTGGAGGACTGTCGTAGGGACTGCACTGGACCACTCAAGATAGAAGATATATTTGGATTCTCAGAG TTAATGACAGAGGTTCAATCTAAGCTGCTGGACTGTCAGAATCAATGCTCACGCAATTTAGGAATGTTTCGTACTGACAAAACCGAGGAATTCTTTGGGAGCTACTTCCACTACCTCGAATATGGCTACTACTTCT TGAATCGGTCTCGAGATGCAGTGTCAGCTGTTGCTACTCGGGTGAGACTAGACCCTAGCAATGAGGAGGCTAGGAGAAGTGCCGTGTTCTATAAGCAACGTCCAGGGGTCACCACCAAGGACTTCAAACCACGAGAG gatgtgATACCTGAGATATTGAAGCACGAGGCTATTCTGAAGTATGGAAAACTAATCAAAAAACTTTGTGAACTAACAGAGAACACCACAGAACACGATGAAGACATGATACTA ctggaaGAGGACTTCAAGAAATGGCCTGTAGTAGCCATGTTGCTGGAACATTCCACCCAAAGAAATTCTGCTAGCGAGTAG
- the LOC135337389 gene encoding uncharacterized protein LOC135337389, with amino-acid sequence MSVSVSDGVSKMMLKGGIGDLPNKGDKITVHCTGSLAGKKPKKFWSTKDRGQSPFQFQVGLGKVIQGWDEGCMTMKRGEVAKFLIAGHKGYGDEGFPSWGIPPGAELIFEIEVLNIEIDDPTY; translated from the exons ATGTCTGTCTCTGTCAGTGATGGCGTATCCAAGATGATGTTGAAGGGAGGCATTGGAGACCTTCCTAACAAAGGGGACAAGATCACTGTGCATTGCACTGGCTCGCTAGCTGGTAAAAAACCAAAGAAGTTCTGGAG CACCAAAGATCGTGGCCAAAGCCCCTTTCAATTCCAAGTAGGACTTGGAAAAGTGATCCAAG GATGGGACGAGGGCTGCATGACCATGAAGAGAGGAGAGGTGGCCAAGTTCCTGATTGCTGGTCACAAAGGCTATGGAGATGAGGGCTTTCCATCATGGGG GATCCCACCAGGTGCTGAACTCATCTTTGAGATTGAAGTACTTAACATCGAAATTGACGATCCAACCTACTAG